A window of Ruminococcus champanellensis 18P13 = JCM 17042 contains these coding sequences:
- the dapA gene encoding 4-hydroxy-tetrahydrodipicolinate synthase, protein MKNTIFTGAGVAIVTPFNLDGTVNYEEFAMNLDYQIDNGTDAIIVCGTTGESATLSDEEHVECIRFAVEHVNKRIPVIAGTGSNDTDYAVQLSQEAEKCGADGLLLVTPYYNKTSQAGLVAHFTMIANSVNIPIILYNVPSRTGMNIAIDTYTQLAGHKNIVAVKEASGNISYVAKLFERCGDQLDIYSGNDDMIVPVMSLGGAGVISVLSNILPRETHEITQFCLKGNFKSATALQLKYLELINALFSEVNPIPIKEAMNLMGMNVGSCRMPLVRMSSENLTTLVACLQKHKLIPEL, encoded by the coding sequence ATGAAGAACACCATTTTTACCGGTGCCGGCGTTGCCATTGTGACTCCGTTCAATCTGGACGGAACTGTAAACTATGAAGAGTTTGCCATGAACCTGGATTACCAGATCGACAACGGAACGGATGCCATCATCGTCTGCGGCACCACCGGTGAATCGGCGACCCTGTCGGACGAGGAGCATGTGGAGTGCATTCGCTTTGCTGTGGAGCATGTCAACAAGCGGATCCCGGTCATTGCCGGTACGGGCAGCAATGATACGGACTATGCGGTTCAGCTGTCCCAGGAGGCTGAAAAGTGCGGCGCTGACGGGCTGCTGCTGGTGACACCCTATTACAACAAGACCAGCCAGGCTGGATTGGTTGCACATTTCACCATGATTGCCAATAGCGTCAATATCCCCATCATCCTCTACAATGTTCCTTCCCGTACAGGTATGAATATTGCAATTGACACGTACACGCAGCTTGCGGGTCACAAGAATATTGTGGCGGTCAAGGAAGCCAGCGGAAACATTTCCTACGTTGCAAAGCTGTTTGAGCGCTGTGGAGATCAGCTGGATATTTACAGCGGCAACGATGATATGATTGTACCGGTGATGTCTCTGGGCGGTGCAGGCGTCATTTCCGTTCTGTCCAATATCCTGCCCCGGGAGACACATGAGATCACACAGTTCTGTCTGAAGGGTAATTTCAAGTCTGCCACTGCTTTACAGCTGAAGTATCTGGAGCTGATCAACGCTCTGTTCTCTGAAGTCAATCCGATTCCGATCAAGGAAGCTATGAATCTGATGGGCATGAACGTGGGCAGCTGCCGGATGCCGCTTGTAAGAATGAGCAGCGAAAATCTGACCACTCTGGTGGCTTGTCTGCAAAAGCACAAGCTGATTCCGGAACTTTAA
- the asd gene encoding aspartate-semialdehyde dehydrogenase codes for MKQYNVGIIGATGMVGQRFATLLENHPWFRVKVLAASPRSAGKTYEEAVGSRWAMTTPMPAAMKDMIMMDATADIEKIASQVDFVFCAVDMKKDEIKKLEEAYAKAECPVVSNNSANRFTPDVPMVVPEINPEHIEIIDAQRKRLGTKRGFIAVKSNCSIQSYVPALHPLRKYGLKHVLACTYQAISGAGKTFKTWPEMVDNLIPYIGGEEEKSEQEPLKVWGTIENNQIVKTATPSITTQCLRVPVQDGHTAAVFVSFENKPSKEEILQCWKAFSGVPQELELPSAPKQFLHYFEENDRPQAKLDRNLENGMAISIGRLREDTQYDYKFVCLSHNTLRGAAGGGVLLAELLAAKGYFD; via the coding sequence ATGAAGCAATACAATGTAGGTATCATTGGTGCAACGGGCATGGTTGGTCAGCGTTTTGCAACGCTGCTGGAGAATCATCCCTGGTTCCGGGTAAAGGTGCTGGCTGCATCCCCCCGTTCTGCCGGAAAGACCTATGAAGAGGCAGTGGGAAGCCGCTGGGCGATGACCACACCGATGCCTGCTGCAATGAAGGATATGATCATGATGGACGCAACTGCGGACATAGAGAAGATTGCATCCCAGGTGGACTTTGTGTTCTGCGCAGTAGATATGAAAAAGGACGAGATCAAGAAGCTGGAGGAAGCATACGCTAAGGCTGAGTGCCCGGTGGTTTCCAACAACTCCGCAAACCGTTTTACACCGGATGTGCCCATGGTGGTTCCGGAGATCAATCCGGAGCATATTGAAATCATTGATGCACAGCGGAAGCGGCTGGGTACCAAGCGGGGCTTCATTGCGGTCAAGTCCAACTGCTCCATCCAGAGTTATGTTCCTGCCCTGCACCCCCTGCGGAAGTACGGCTTGAAGCATGTGCTGGCATGCACCTATCAGGCAATTTCCGGTGCCGGCAAGACCTTCAAGACCTGGCCGGAAATGGTGGATAACCTGATTCCCTACATTGGCGGTGAGGAAGAAAAGTCTGAGCAGGAGCCGTTGAAGGTATGGGGCACCATCGAAAACAATCAGATTGTCAAGACGGCGACACCCTCCATCACCACCCAGTGCCTGCGTGTGCCGGTACAGGATGGCCACACTGCCGCTGTATTCGTTTCCTTTGAAAACAAGCCCTCCAAGGAGGAGATCCTCCAGTGCTGGAAGGCATTTTCCGGCGTGCCCCAGGAACTGGAGCTGCCCTCTGCACCGAAGCAGTTCCTCCATTACTTCGAGGAAAATGACCGGCCCCAGGCGAAGCTGGACCGGAACCTGGAGAATGGCATGGCAATTTCCATCGGCCGTCTGAGAGAGGATACACAGTACGATTACAAGTTTGTATGCCTGTCCCACAACACACTCCGGGGCGCAGCAGGCGGCGGTGTTTTGCTGGCTGAGCTTCTGGCTGCTAAAGGGTATTTTGATTGA
- the queA gene encoding tRNA preQ1(34) S-adenosylmethionine ribosyltransferase-isomerase QueA has protein sequence MKKSDFYYDLPEELIAQTPIEPRNQSRLMVIDRETGAVSHQHFYNLCDMLQEGDLLVLNDSRVIPARLYGEKIDNGTFIEFLLLEQKGDKLWELICRPGKKAKVGTRFSFGGGRLIGEVVEVKEDGNRLVQFTCEGNFFTALEDVGQMPLPPYIKAKLQDKERYQTVYSRELGSAAAPTAGLHFTKEMLQQLQDKGVRLAYVTLHVGLGTFRPVKEDDVLQHKMHSEHYAMSQETADLINQTKAAGGRVICVGTTSCRTVESIATFFGKIQACEGYTDIFIYPGYQFKVMDGLITNFHLPESTLIMLVSAFLGYDNTMRAYKTAVEEKYRFFSFGDACFIR, from the coding sequence ATGAAAAAATCTGATTTTTATTATGATCTGCCGGAGGAACTGATCGCCCAGACCCCGATCGAGCCCCGGAATCAGTCCCGCCTGATGGTAATCGACCGGGAAACCGGTGCTGTTTCCCATCAGCATTTCTATAATCTATGCGATATGCTCCAGGAAGGTGACTTACTGGTACTCAACGACAGCCGTGTCATTCCTGCTCGCCTGTACGGAGAGAAAATAGACAATGGCACCTTTATTGAATTTCTGCTGTTGGAGCAGAAAGGGGATAAGCTGTGGGAGCTGATCTGCCGTCCGGGCAAAAAAGCCAAGGTTGGCACCCGGTTTTCCTTCGGCGGCGGCAGGCTCATCGGCGAGGTAGTGGAGGTCAAGGAAGACGGAAATCGACTGGTGCAGTTTACCTGCGAGGGGAACTTCTTTACCGCCCTGGAGGATGTGGGGCAAATGCCTCTGCCTCCCTATATCAAGGCAAAGCTCCAGGACAAAGAGCGCTACCAGACTGTCTACTCCCGGGAACTTGGCTCCGCAGCTGCCCCCACCGCCGGGCTGCATTTCACAAAGGAAATGCTGCAGCAGTTACAGGACAAAGGCGTACGCCTTGCCTATGTGACCCTACATGTGGGACTGGGTACCTTCCGTCCCGTAAAGGAAGATGATGTACTGCAGCATAAAATGCACAGTGAGCATTACGCCATGTCCCAGGAAACGGCAGATCTGATCAACCAGACCAAGGCAGCTGGGGGACGGGTCATCTGCGTAGGCACCACCTCCTGCCGGACGGTGGAGAGCATCGCCACCTTTTTTGGCAAGATCCAGGCTTGCGAAGGGTACACGGACATTTTCATCTATCCTGGCTATCAGTTCAAGGTCATGGACGGACTGATTACAAACTTCCATCTGCCGGAAAGCACCTTGATTATGCTGGTTTCCGCTTTTCTCGGCTACGACAATACCATGCGTGCCTACAAGACAGCTGTTGAAGAAAAATACCGGTTCTTCAGCTTCGGGGACGCATGCTTCATCCGGTAA
- the tgt gene encoding tRNA guanosine(34) transglycosylase Tgt: MYKLLKQEGLARRGTVDTVHGTFQTPCFMNVGTAGAIKGGISTMDLKELKCQVELCNTYHLHLRPTDTVIRKMGGLHKFINWDRPILTDSGGFQVFSLAKLRRIKEEGVYFQSHIDGRRIFMGPEESMRIQSNLGSTIAMAFDECVENPATYAYAKQSCARTTRWLQRCKAEMARLNSLPDTINPHQLLFGINQGCTFDDLRVEHMKQIRELDLDGYAVGGLAVGEPTEEMYHVLDVVVPHMPEHKPRYLMGVGTPSNIIEGVARGIDMFDCVMPSRNARHATVFTWNGIMHLTNQCYETDDRPIDEHCDCPACRHYSRAYIRHLFKAKEMLAGRLAVMHNLYFYNTLTERIRSAIETDTFAQFRAEYSGRLAKLIR, translated from the coding sequence ATGTACAAACTATTAAAGCAGGAGGGACTTGCCCGGAGAGGCACGGTGGATACCGTACACGGTACCTTTCAGACACCCTGTTTCATGAATGTAGGCACTGCCGGTGCCATCAAGGGCGGCATTTCCACCATGGATCTCAAGGAACTGAAATGCCAGGTGGAGCTCTGCAACACCTATCATCTGCATCTGCGGCCCACGGACACGGTGATCCGGAAAATGGGCGGTCTGCATAAATTCATCAACTGGGATCGCCCCATTCTCACCGATAGCGGCGGCTTCCAGGTATTCTCCCTGGCAAAGCTGCGGCGCATCAAAGAGGAGGGCGTGTACTTCCAGTCCCACATTGACGGACGGCGCATTTTCATGGGACCGGAGGAAAGCATGCGGATCCAGTCCAACCTGGGTTCTACCATTGCCATGGCGTTTGATGAATGTGTGGAGAATCCCGCAACCTATGCCTACGCCAAGCAATCCTGCGCCCGTACCACCCGGTGGCTCCAGCGCTGTAAGGCGGAAATGGCACGGCTCAACAGCCTGCCGGACACCATCAACCCCCACCAACTGCTGTTTGGCATCAACCAGGGATGCACCTTCGATGACCTGCGGGTGGAGCATATGAAGCAGATTCGGGAACTGGATCTGGATGGCTATGCTGTGGGCGGTCTGGCTGTGGGGGAGCCTACGGAGGAAATGTATCACGTTCTGGATGTAGTGGTACCCCACATGCCGGAGCACAAGCCCCGGTATCTGATGGGGGTAGGTACTCCTTCCAACATCATTGAGGGAGTCGCCCGGGGCATCGATATGTTCGACTGCGTCATGCCCAGCCGAAACGCCCGACATGCAACCGTATTCACCTGGAACGGCATCATGCATCTGACCAACCAGTGCTATGAAACGGACGACCGCCCCATTGACGAACACTGCGACTGTCCCGCATGCAGACACTACTCCCGGGCATACATCCGGCACCTGTTCAAGGCAAAGGAAATGCTGGCAGGCAGACTGGCAGTGATGCACAACCTGTATTTTTACAACACCCTGACGGAACGGATCCGCTCCGCCATTGAAACCGATACCTTTGCCCAGTTCCGGGCGGAATACTCCGGACGGCTGGCAAAGCTGATCCGCTGA
- a CDS encoding HAD family hydrolase: MMIRLAVFDLDGTLVNSLADLAAASNYGLRTLGFPEHPTEKFRYFVGNGVRKLCERVLPEDAKEYADRQYALFSEYYNTHYADQTRPYPGIKSLLHHLKDEGILLAVASNKTELFTREIVEHFFGTALFDLVSGKIDGRPVKPDPAILQAAMEQFGATPAETVMIGDSNVDIRTAKAAGTHSIGCIWGFRTAEELTEAGAEQLAETPAQILDAVHAWKEA, translated from the coding sequence ATGATGATACGTCTGGCTGTATTTGATCTGGACGGCACGCTGGTCAACTCCCTGGCTGACCTGGCTGCCGCCTCCAACTATGGACTTCGCACCCTGGGCTTTCCGGAGCATCCCACTGAAAAGTTTCGCTATTTTGTAGGAAACGGCGTCCGGAAGCTGTGTGAACGGGTGCTGCCGGAGGATGCCAAGGAGTATGCAGACCGACAGTATGCCCTCTTTTCTGAATATTACAACACTCATTATGCTGACCAGACCCGCCCCTATCCGGGCATCAAGTCCCTGCTGCATCATCTGAAGGATGAGGGGATCCTGCTGGCGGTTGCATCCAACAAAACCGAACTATTTACCCGGGAGATCGTGGAGCATTTCTTCGGCACGGCTCTGTTTGATCTGGTCAGTGGAAAGATTGACGGCAGACCTGTGAAGCCGGATCCGGCAATTTTACAGGCAGCAATGGAGCAGTTCGGCGCAACTCCGGCTGAAACCGTTATGATTGGAGACAGCAACGTGGATATCCGCACCGCCAAAGCAGCCGGTACTCACAGCATCGGTTGTATCTGGGGGTTCCGGACAGCAGAGGAACTGACGGAGGCCGGGGCGGAACAGCTTGCAGAGACACCGGCACAGATCCTGGACGCCGTGCATGCATGGAAGGAGGCATAA
- a CDS encoding mechanosensitive ion channel family protein: MEISNTIDETEAVVEQTTSFFSGILQKIQDAIPTVLVAVVVFIIGALLAKLLQKAVKRGMKRSNIDDTAIGFFQSLIRVILYTVLIVICLSILKVPMSSIVAVIGAAGLAIGLALQNSLSNLAGGFIILFSKPFKAGDYIETSGVSGTVESVGILYTRIITPDNKTVYIPNGTISASVISNYTEKKLRRLDLEFSISYESDFDKARNLIRQTINESEIALKEPEPLVRMGRQDDSAIIIFTYVWVDSSNYWELRYTLLENVKKQFDANGISIPFPQVDVHNIPQ, encoded by the coding sequence ATGGAAATCAGTAACACCATTGACGAAACCGAAGCTGTGGTGGAACAAACCACATCCTTTTTCAGCGGCATCCTGCAAAAGATCCAGGATGCAATTCCAACTGTGCTTGTGGCGGTGGTGGTATTTATCATCGGAGCTCTGCTGGCAAAGCTGCTGCAAAAAGCTGTGAAGCGGGGCATGAAGCGCTCCAACATTGACGATACTGCCATTGGCTTTTTCCAGTCCCTGATCCGGGTAATCCTGTACACGGTGCTGATCGTAATTTGCCTGTCCATTCTCAAGGTACCCATGAGCTCCATTGTGGCAGTGATCGGTGCGGCAGGGCTTGCCATTGGTCTGGCGCTGCAAAACAGCTTGTCCAATCTGGCAGGAGGGTTCATCATCCTCTTTTCCAAGCCCTTCAAGGCAGGGGACTATATCGAAACCTCCGGCGTCAGCGGCACGGTAGAATCCGTAGGGATCCTGTACACCCGGATCATTACGCCGGACAATAAGACGGTCTACATCCCCAATGGTACCATCTCCGCCTCCGTGATCTCCAACTACACGGAAAAGAAGCTGCGCCGACTGGATCTGGAGTTTTCCATCAGCTATGAAAGCGATTTTGATAAGGCACGAAATCTGATCCGGCAAACCATCAACGAATCAGAGATTGCTCTGAAGGAGCCGGAACCCCTGGTACGGATGGGCAGACAGGACGACAGTGCCATTATCATCTTTACCTATGTGTGGGTGGACAGTTCCAACTACTGGGAACTTCGGTATACGTTACTGGAAAACGTGAAGAAGCAGTTTGATGCCAACGGGATCAGTATTCCCTTCCCCCAGGTGGATGTACACAATATCCCGCAGTAG
- a CDS encoding metallophosphoesterase, which translates to MSESVTPAAPDEAASTPKPKKKHTKRRVFFLILVLLWLFNNFTLKTTREEITSPKVTNEITIAALSDYHASWLGIQPETILGDLKRIDPDLVCILGDMYTDQPSGKSCDRALALMKKIAAQHPDKVYYVPGEHDRTYAYMDALRAAGIHVMDYKQERVQIGSTILEIYGIDNAYFSPTFDLTNAFELPDPEVYSILLAHIPVPEKYAPFGADLVLCGDTHGGVVQLPFLGPVYDDGIWLPEVLGNAGTVYDKGIFPCGTGKLFVTSGIGNYPNIPIRFLNRPEIGVLKIMPE; encoded by the coding sequence ATGAGCGAATCCGTAACACCGGCTGCTCCGGATGAAGCAGCCTCTACACCAAAACCGAAAAAAAAACATACCAAGCGGCGGGTCTTTTTTCTGATCCTGGTGCTGCTGTGGTTATTCAACAACTTTACCTTGAAAACCACCAGGGAGGAGATCACCAGCCCAAAGGTGACCAACGAGATCACCATAGCCGCTCTGAGCGATTACCACGCCAGCTGGCTGGGGATCCAGCCGGAAACGATTCTTGGAGATCTGAAGCGGATCGATCCGGATCTTGTCTGTATTCTGGGGGATATGTACACAGATCAGCCCAGCGGCAAAAGCTGCGACCGGGCGCTGGCGCTGATGAAAAAAATTGCTGCCCAGCATCCGGACAAGGTATACTATGTGCCCGGCGAGCACGACCGCACCTATGCCTACATGGATGCTCTCCGGGCAGCAGGCATTCATGTGATGGACTACAAGCAGGAACGGGTGCAGATCGGCTCCACCATACTGGAAATCTACGGCATTGACAATGCATATTTTTCTCCTACCTTTGATCTGACCAATGCCTTCGAGCTGCCGGATCCGGAGGTTTACTCCATTCTGCTTGCTCATATTCCTGTACCAGAAAAATATGCCCCCTTCGGAGCAGATCTGGTACTGTGCGGTGACACCCACGGAGGTGTGGTACAACTGCCATTCCTGGGGCCTGTGTATGACGACGGCATCTGGCTGCCGGAGGTACTGGGAAATGCAGGCACAGTTTACGACAAAGGGATCTTCCCCTGCGGCACCGGCAAGCTGTTCGTCACCTCCGGGATCGGAAACTATCCCAATATTCCCATTCGTTTTCTCAATCGTCCGGAGATCGGTGTACTCAAGATCATGCCGGAATAA
- the mutY gene encoding A/G-specific adenine glycosylase: MRTNQLLSESVEKLLAWYPAHARDLPWRQDQEPYHVWLSEIMLQQTRVEAVKGYYRRFLQALPDIAALADAPEEQLLKLWEGLGYYNRVRNLQKAARQIMTEHSGVFPGEYAKIRKLSGIGPYTAGAIASICFEQPTPAVDGNVLRVMSRILNDHSCVDLPKVKQRFTEQLAAVYPAGQCGMLTQALMELGATVCVPNGAPRCDACPVRELCIAHEQQTVEQLPVRAEKKKRRIEHRTVFVFLCGDAAAVRKREDKGLLAGLWEFPNLPHTCTPEEAIAWGEEMGVHPTALLQSQERVHIFTHIEWHMTCYFFRCLHQSDGFVWADADALQGQYSLPTAFRLFLPDVLELLNQAP, from the coding sequence ATGCGTACAAATCAGCTTTTATCCGAATCCGTGGAAAAATTGCTTGCCTGGTATCCGGCTCACGCACGGGATCTTCCCTGGCGGCAGGATCAGGAGCCATACCATGTGTGGCTGTCGGAGATCATGCTCCAACAGACCAGGGTTGAGGCAGTGAAGGGCTATTACCGGCGATTTTTGCAGGCACTGCCGGATATTGCCGCCCTCGCTGATGCGCCCGAAGAACAGCTTCTGAAGCTGTGGGAGGGACTGGGCTACTACAACCGGGTGCGGAATCTGCAAAAGGCAGCCCGACAGATCATGACGGAGCATAGCGGTGTATTTCCAGGGGAATATGCTAAGATCCGGAAGCTCAGCGGCATCGGTCCCTACACTGCCGGTGCCATTGCGTCCATTTGCTTTGAACAGCCCACCCCGGCAGTGGACGGAAATGTGCTGCGGGTCATGTCGAGAATACTGAACGATCACAGCTGCGTGGATCTGCCAAAGGTCAAGCAACGGTTCACAGAGCAGTTGGCGGCGGTGTATCCGGCAGGACAATGCGGCATGCTGACCCAGGCACTGATGGAACTGGGGGCAACGGTATGCGTACCCAATGGTGCGCCCCGATGTGATGCATGTCCTGTACGGGAACTTTGCATCGCCCATGAGCAGCAAACTGTGGAGCAGCTTCCGGTACGGGCAGAAAAAAAGAAGCGGCGCATCGAGCACAGAACCGTATTTGTGTTTCTGTGCGGCGATGCAGCCGCCGTGCGAAAGCGTGAGGATAAGGGATTGCTGGCAGGGCTTTGGGAGTTTCCCAATCTGCCACACACATGCACCCCGGAGGAGGCAATTGCCTGGGGGGAGGAGATGGGTGTACACCCGACCGCTTTGCTCCAATCCCAGGAGCGTGTCCACATCTTTACCCACATTGAGTGGCATATGACCTGTTACTTTTTCCGGTGTCTGCACCAATCCGATGGGTTTGTATGGGCAGATGCGGATGCGCTGCAGGGGCAGTATTCGCTGCCCACCGCCTTCCGGCTGTTCCTGCCGGATGTACTGGAACTACTGAATCAAGCACCATAG
- a CDS encoding DUF4129 domain-containing transglutaminase family protein: MKQSASESGIQLLSAPRMSTSPPGKQRSMIYTMLLALLGISSTFAVFLSMFDLQVNYSMLIGGILLCWVVSSVFCIMGKRWALGLIPTLIGGELLLVKYWSLAVDGYCYVFNTIYQRVHFTEELRYTGLTYQNQMQATTALLLFCMLFLGVLTCFFTIARPNAVICFVLTGALPEIGLYYGVAPSYPAFACLLAYWVGILAQDRAFSTLHLRSRRMHQYHAKEPLRRQVGVQTALTGLVLILVLFSAVTAGLNWSHFSRSEQLDAWRMQIKSGLKRITLPKELEVDTPAPSPFKFAPSTSTPDTFTLGRLNGIRFTYEPMVQLRYFSVPDYDLYLKSYVGSKYENNTWSALTEAQYQRLEQMQSAGKTDSAQTMLYQFIENRVRTADMRLNTMEISPVPPASDIAYTPYPFVTPYDTNLLEPYHDGACKRLYPQSYSVEYLLDDYVNFNFLYFASMELDENPEQLNEWEPSYQKFVYDSYLDVPDTEAMQRVQTAYADRLNNDIGRADSYASHTDMVLREVDDIYSAITENCTYTLTPGSVPTGRELIEYFLLESHQGYCAYFATAGVMLCRMAGIPARYVEGVAVSQDMLSDASEFSGSMERTLVIDDSHAHAWAEIYLDGIGWIPYDFTPGGANSNQLALQVTTAATTTTTQTTTHVTTTVPVHTQTSTADSSTGTQRNNSGSTSLFRALLLILTVLAVAILLPCGIWKYLHRRANRIWKKRTAVFASRDTNAAVIGAYQYLLRLLKQMGLTPGNETPTSFAARAEEACPYLSADTLTRAASIAEYADLSEHTVSEEDREFVTELAMQLQKAYGSDCTRFQQFRLRFLWCLIQ, encoded by the coding sequence ATGAAACAGTCCGCTTCGGAAAGCGGGATCCAGCTGCTGTCTGCGCCCCGCATGTCCACATCGCCACCGGGCAAACAGCGCAGCATGATCTATACCATGCTGCTGGCTCTGCTTGGAATCAGCTCTACCTTTGCAGTTTTTTTGTCCATGTTCGATCTGCAAGTCAACTATTCAATGCTGATCGGAGGCATTCTGCTGTGCTGGGTGGTTTCCTCCGTGTTCTGCATCATGGGCAAACGCTGGGCATTGGGACTGATCCCCACCCTGATCGGCGGAGAACTGCTGCTGGTAAAATACTGGTCTCTGGCGGTGGACGGCTATTGTTATGTGTTCAACACCATTTATCAGCGTGTGCATTTTACAGAAGAACTGCGCTACACCGGTTTGACCTATCAGAACCAGATGCAGGCAACAACGGCACTGCTGCTGTTCTGTATGCTGTTTCTGGGCGTTCTGACCTGCTTTTTCACCATTGCCCGTCCCAACGCAGTGATCTGTTTTGTGCTGACCGGCGCACTGCCGGAAATCGGCTTGTACTATGGCGTGGCACCCTCCTACCCGGCGTTTGCCTGTCTGCTTGCATACTGGGTGGGGATTCTGGCACAGGATCGCGCCTTTTCCACACTGCATTTGCGGAGCAGGCGTATGCACCAGTATCATGCCAAGGAGCCACTGCGCCGACAAGTGGGCGTTCAGACGGCGCTGACCGGACTGGTTCTGATCCTTGTGCTGTTTTCTGCCGTGACCGCCGGGTTAAACTGGAGTCATTTTTCCCGTTCTGAACAGCTGGACGCCTGGCGCATGCAGATCAAAAGCGGATTAAAGCGCATTACCCTGCCTAAGGAACTGGAGGTCGATACACCGGCTCCCTCCCCTTTCAAATTTGCGCCAAGTACATCCACGCCGGATACCTTTACACTGGGCAGGCTGAATGGGATCCGGTTTACCTATGAGCCCATGGTTCAGCTGCGCTATTTTTCGGTGCCGGACTATGACCTGTATCTGAAAAGCTATGTGGGATCCAAATATGAAAACAACACCTGGTCAGCTCTGACTGAGGCGCAATACCAACGGCTTGAGCAGATGCAATCTGCCGGAAAAACCGATTCTGCACAGACGATGCTGTATCAGTTTATTGAAAACCGTGTTCGCACAGCGGATATGCGTCTGAACACGATGGAGATCAGTCCGGTTCCGCCAGCATCGGATATTGCCTATACCCCATACCCGTTTGTCACGCCATATGATACCAATCTTCTGGAGCCCTACCACGATGGAGCATGCAAGCGGCTCTATCCGCAGTCCTATAGCGTAGAGTATCTGCTGGATGATTATGTGAATTTCAACTTTCTGTATTTCGCCAGTATGGAACTGGATGAGAATCCGGAACAGCTGAATGAGTGGGAGCCTAGCTATCAGAAATTTGTCTATGATTCCTACCTGGATGTGCCGGATACAGAAGCCATGCAGCGTGTTCAGACAGCATACGCTGACCGATTGAACAATGATATTGGAAGGGCGGACAGTTATGCCTCCCACACAGACATGGTTCTGCGGGAAGTGGATGATATCTACAGTGCCATTACGGAAAATTGCACCTATACTCTGACGCCCGGATCTGTACCGACAGGACGGGAGCTTATAGAATATTTTCTTCTGGAAAGTCACCAGGGATACTGTGCCTACTTTGCCACTGCCGGCGTTATGCTGTGCCGAATGGCTGGTATTCCGGCACGGTATGTGGAGGGAGTTGCCGTGTCCCAGGATATGCTTTCCGATGCATCGGAATTTTCTGGTTCCATGGAGAGGACATTGGTGATAGATGACAGCCATGCGCACGCCTGGGCGGAGATCTATCTGGATGGCATCGGGTGGATCCCCTATGACTTTACTCCCGGCGGTGCAAACTCCAACCAATTGGCGTTACAGGTCACCACAGCCGCAACCACCACAACCACCCAGACCACGACGCATGTTACCACAACTGTACCGGTGCATACCCAGACCAGCACAGCCGACAGTTCTACCGGCACACAGAGAAACAACTCCGGCTCTACCTCCCTTTTCAGGGCTTTGCTGTTGATCCTGACAGTGCTTGCAGTAGCGATTTTGTTGCCTTGTGGCATCTGGAAGTATCTGCATCGTCGGGCTAATCGAATCTGGAAAAAAAGAACAGCAGTCTTTGCATCCAGAGACACAAATGCTGCTGTGATTGGCGCTTATCAATATCTGCTGCGGCTGCTGAAACAGATGGGCTTGACACCGGGCAATGAAACGCCCACCAGCTTTGCCGCCAGGGCAGAAGAAGCATGCCCTTATCTGTCCGCAGATACGCTGACCCGTGCTGCGTCCATAGCGGAATATGCGGATTTGAGTGAGCATACTGTTTCTGAGGAGGATCGGGAATTTGTCACGGAGCTTGCCATGCAGCTGCAAAAAGCATACGGCTCAGACTGTACCCGGTTCCAGCAGTTCCGGCTCCGTTTCCTATGGTGCTTGATTCAGTAG